A region from the Methylocella sp. genome encodes:
- a CDS encoding IS5 family transposase (programmed frameshift), giving the protein MNRDQFWLTDAQFAKIAPHLPTDTRGKAGVDDRRVVSGIIHVLKSGGRWIDAPLEYGPKKTLYNRYVRWAAKGVWIDLFHALAQAGGPPAQVLIDSSAVKAHRSASGGKGGRRNQAIGRSRGGRTTKIHALTDADCRPLSFMLTGGQIAVRAAGAELIARLPPCEILHGDKGYDANAIRRQVEERGAMPNIPPKANRRWKNCFSPFLYRNRNAIERMFCRLKDFRRVATRYDRNAINFLATVCIAATVSYWL; this is encoded by the exons ATGAATCGGGATCAATTCTGGCTGACGGACGCGCAGTTCGCGAAGATCGCGCCGCATCTTCCCACGGACACGCGCGGCAAGGCGGGCGTCGATGATCGCCGGGTGGTCAGCGGGATCATTCATGTGCTGAAATCTGGCGGACGCTGGATTGACGCGCCGCTGGAGTACGGGCCAAAGAAGACTCTCTACAATCGCTACGTTCGCTGGGCTGCTAAGGGCGTTTGGATCGATCTGTTCCACGCGCTTGCGCAAGCAGGCGGGCCGCCGGCGCAGGTCCTCATCGACTCCTCGGCGGTCAAGGCGCATCGCTCGGCCAGTGGCGGCAAAGGGGGGAGAAGAA ATCAGGCCATCGGCCGTTCGCGCGGCGGGCGCACAACCAAAATCCACGCATTGACCGATGCGGACTGCCGCCCGCTGTCTTTCATGCTCACCGGCGGCCAAATCGCCGTTCGCGCGGCGGGCGCGGAGCTTATCGCGCGACTTCCTCCTTGCGAAATCCTCCATGGCGACAAGGGCTACGACGCAAATGCGATCCGTCGGCAGGTCGAGGAGCGCGGAGCTATGCCGAATATCCCGCCCAAGGCCAATCGCAGGTGGAAGAACTGCTTCTCGCCCTTCCTCTATCGAAACCGCAACGCCATCGAACGCATGTTCTGCCGCCTGAAAGACTTCAGGCGCGTGGCTACCCGCTACGATCGAAACGCCATAAACTTCCTCGCGACAGTCTGCATCGCCGCTACCGTCAGCTACTGGTTGTGA
- a CDS encoding SulP family inorganic anion transporter has protein sequence MLARFGILTSLKGYRPQWFGPDATAGLAVAAVAVPSAIAYPAIAGLPPEVGIYSSILPLVGYALLGPSRQLIVGPDAPTMTVLAAALANTSMNLPTDRVAAASALALAVGIFCMVASRLHLGVVSVFLSKPILIGFISGVSISILVGQIGRLTGLRIESDGLFPPFLELFQKAGSIHWLSAVIGFVMFVVLQLMTFWRSPVPGPIVVVVIAAAASAIFDFEKMGVAVVGNLPRSLPTFSIPDVMNLPLKSLLTDAAAIWLVSFGSGIVTARSFGARGKFAVDADAELVGFGAANIASGLFGGFPVTVSDSRTAINMTVGGKTQMSSIVAALTLAAGLLYLNDALRVLPVPALGAILVAAAISLIDLASLREIWRVSRIEFVFALIGMSGPISLGVLKGVVIAVAATLLYTLLKEMRPRDAMLGVIPGQHGFYKMHRSKAARPIPGLAICLIEGSLLFFNVDYVKSRFMAIANGLSDTHWFVLDASAIVQVDSTAAAMLDEVRSMFAERGIAFGIAELHSEPLDLLKRAGLLERIGKPMIFEDLEEASTLFTKR, from the coding sequence ATGCTCGCCCGGTTTGGGATCTTGACGAGCCTTAAGGGCTACAGGCCCCAGTGGTTTGGCCCAGACGCGACGGCGGGCCTCGCCGTTGCAGCGGTAGCCGTGCCAAGTGCGATCGCCTATCCAGCGATCGCCGGTTTACCGCCCGAGGTGGGCATTTATTCAAGCATTCTCCCGCTTGTCGGTTACGCTTTGCTGGGCCCGTCACGTCAACTGATTGTTGGTCCTGACGCGCCGACAATGACCGTCCTGGCCGCCGCACTCGCAAACACCTCTATGAATCTGCCGACTGACCGCGTCGCCGCGGCTTCGGCGCTCGCGCTGGCGGTCGGCATCTTCTGTATGGTCGCGAGTAGGCTTCATCTCGGTGTGGTCAGCGTCTTTTTGTCGAAACCAATCCTTATCGGCTTCATCAGCGGCGTTTCAATTTCGATCCTTGTGGGTCAGATCGGACGATTGACTGGCTTGCGGATCGAATCCGACGGGCTTTTTCCGCCATTTCTTGAGCTCTTCCAAAAAGCAGGATCGATCCACTGGCTTTCCGCAGTGATCGGGTTTGTGATGTTCGTCGTTCTGCAGCTCATGACATTTTGGCGCTCACCGGTGCCGGGACCAATAGTCGTTGTTGTGATTGCAGCGGCGGCTTCTGCGATCTTCGACTTTGAGAAGATGGGCGTGGCGGTGGTGGGTAATCTGCCCCGATCGCTGCCTACGTTTTCCATTCCTGACGTGATGAATTTGCCCTTGAAAAGCCTTTTGACCGATGCCGCGGCGATATGGCTGGTGAGCTTCGGCTCAGGCATCGTCACGGCGCGCAGTTTCGGCGCACGCGGCAAGTTCGCGGTGGACGCCGATGCGGAGCTCGTCGGCTTTGGAGCCGCCAATATTGCATCAGGGCTATTTGGCGGGTTTCCAGTGACCGTTTCGGATTCGCGCACCGCCATTAACATGACCGTTGGTGGCAAGACACAAATGTCGAGCATCGTTGCGGCCCTCACTCTCGCGGCGGGACTCCTCTATTTGAACGATGCTCTCCGGGTTTTGCCAGTTCCTGCGCTCGGGGCGATTCTTGTTGCCGCCGCAATCAGCCTGATTGACCTGGCGAGCCTCCGCGAGATCTGGCGAGTCAGCCGGATAGAGTTTGTCTTTGCGCTCATTGGCATGTCGGGTCCGATTAGTCTCGGCGTCCTGAAAGGCGTCGTAATTGCTGTAGCGGCGACCCTCTTGTACACGCTGCTGAAGGAAATGCGGCCCCGCGACGCGATGCTTGGCGTCATCCCCGGCCAACATGGCTTCTACAAAATGCACAGGTCGAAGGCAGCGCGACCGATCCCGGGGCTGGCGATTTGTTTGATCGAGGGCAGTCTTCTCTTCTTCAACGTTGACTATGTGAAGTCGCGCTTCATGGCTATCGCGAACGGCTTGTCCGATACGCATTGGTTCGTGCTCGACGCCAGCGCCATCGTCCAAGTAGATTCGACGGCAGCGGCAATGCTCGACGAGGTGCGCAGCATGTTTGCCGAGCGTGGGATCGCATTCGGGATAGCCGAGTTGCACAGCGAACCCCTGGATCTTCTGAAGCGGGCCGGCCTCCTGGAGAGGATCGGAAAGCCAATGATCTTCGAAGATCTCGAAGAGGCATCCACTCTATTTACAAAACGATAG
- a CDS encoding GNAT family N-acetyltransferase, with protein sequence MKAGDYVAIEHLRDGRSLQIRALRPTDRAALLAAFERTSDESRYRRFFAPKRGFSEREIEFYLDVDFVGHVALAALLEDGERQVIAGGGRYIVSEPGHAEIAFAVDDPHQNRGIATRLMRHLVSIAREAGIREFVAEVLPDNGPMLKLFERCGLAMTTRRETGVVHVTLELASPEGAGELRR encoded by the coding sequence GTGAAGGCCGGAGATTACGTTGCCATCGAACACCTGCGTGACGGGCGGTCGCTGCAAATTCGCGCACTCCGGCCGACTGATCGCGCGGCGCTTCTCGCTGCATTCGAGCGCACAAGCGATGAGTCGCGCTATCGCCGGTTTTTTGCGCCGAAGCGCGGCTTCAGCGAGCGCGAGATCGAATTTTACCTCGACGTCGATTTCGTGGGTCACGTAGCGCTGGCAGCGTTGCTTGAGGACGGCGAGCGGCAGGTGATCGCAGGCGGTGGGCGATACATCGTCTCGGAACCGGGCCACGCCGAAATCGCGTTTGCGGTGGACGACCCTCACCAGAATCGGGGGATCGCTACGCGCTTGATGCGCCACCTCGTATCGATCGCACGGGAAGCGGGGATCAGAGAGTTTGTCGCCGAAGTGTTGCCGGACAACGGCCCAATGCTGAAGCTGTTCGAGCGCTGCGGCCTTGCTATGACGACGCGTCGCGAAACCGGGGTTGTACACGTTACGCTCGAGCTGGCGAGCCCCGAAGGAGCGGGAGAGCTCCGGCGATGA
- the ppk2 gene encoding polyphosphate kinase 2: protein MMESDQDASGSCGEKLKRKDYERELAKLCVEMVKLQEWVKREGKKICIVFEGRDGAGKGGVIKAMTERVSPRTFRVVALPAPTEREKSQMYIQRYIHHLPAASEVVIFDRSWYNRAGVERVMGFTPKEQIDQFLPLTPGVEKAIVQSGIILLKYWLEVSEKEQTRRLEARIEDERKIWKLSDMDVKSYSRWYDYSRARDDMFIATDTPWAPWFVAHSDDKRRTRLNVIKDMLGRIPYEEVPQKKIKLPERQRPEGYKEPNYPIKWVREAF, encoded by the coding sequence ATGATGGAAAGTGACCAAGACGCCAGCGGAAGCTGCGGAGAAAAGCTGAAGCGCAAGGACTATGAGCGTGAGCTGGCGAAGCTTTGCGTCGAGATGGTCAAGCTTCAGGAATGGGTCAAGCGTGAAGGGAAAAAAATCTGCATCGTGTTTGAGGGCCGTGACGGCGCCGGAAAGGGCGGCGTAATCAAAGCAATGACCGAACGCGTCAGCCCTCGCACGTTTAGAGTCGTGGCTTTGCCGGCGCCCACAGAACGCGAAAAGTCCCAGATGTATATCCAGCGGTACATCCACCATCTGCCGGCCGCGTCGGAAGTCGTGATCTTCGATCGCAGTTGGTACAATCGGGCGGGCGTCGAGCGGGTCATGGGATTTACGCCGAAGGAGCAAATCGATCAGTTCCTACCCCTGACGCCCGGCGTCGAGAAGGCGATAGTGCAGTCGGGGATCATCCTCCTGAAATATTGGCTCGAGGTAAGCGAAAAGGAACAGACGCGGCGTCTCGAGGCGCGGATCGAGGATGAGAGGAAAATCTGGAAGCTGTCTGACATGGATGTGAAGTCCTATAGCCGCTGGTATGATTATTCGAGAGCGCGCGATGACATGTTCATTGCGACCGACACGCCTTGGGCGCCATGGTTCGTCGCTCACTCGGACGATAAGAGGCGCACGCGCCTCAACGTCATCAAGGACATGCTCGGCCGCATTCCTTATGAGGAGGTTCCGCAAAAGAAAATCAAACTGCCGGAGCGTCAGCGTCCAGAAGGCTACAAGGAGCCGAATTATCCAATTAAGTGGGTCAGGGAAGCGTTCTAA
- the ydiK gene encoding AI-2E family transporter YdiK produces the protein MAREGDVTELQRDLPRITLGVLLIVGMIAASFWILRPFLPAAIWATMIVVSTWPLLLWVQARLWNKRALAVIVMSFALLMVFVMPLGLAVTAIVENAERFANWLQSIASFTLPPPPAWLERIPIFGSPAARLWTHEGATGFEGLSAKVQPYAGIVTRWFLGQIGGLGVTFVQFLLTVVFAAIMYAAGESGAAGIIRFGRRLAGEQGEASVRLAGQAIRGVAMGVVLTAIAQSGLGGLGLAICGVPFAVILTAVMFILCIAQMGPGLVLAAAVIWTYWSGDKVGGTVLLAWSLIVATFDNFMRPMLIKRGADLPLLLIFVGVVGGLLAFGLIGLFVGPVLLAVAYTLLQAWVAEEYPSAG, from the coding sequence ATGGCCCGCGAGGGAGATGTGACGGAGCTTCAGCGCGACCTGCCCCGTATCACACTGGGCGTGCTTCTGATCGTCGGGATGATCGCGGCATCATTCTGGATCCTCCGGCCATTCCTTCCAGCGGCCATCTGGGCGACGATGATCGTGGTGTCGACCTGGCCTTTGCTGCTCTGGGTTCAGGCGCGACTTTGGAACAAGCGGGCATTGGCGGTCATCGTCATGAGCTTCGCTCTCCTGATGGTTTTTGTGATGCCTCTGGGGCTTGCCGTCACCGCGATCGTCGAAAATGCGGAACGCTTCGCGAATTGGTTGCAATCCATCGCTTCGTTCACGCTTCCGCCTCCCCCTGCGTGGCTGGAGCGGATACCTATCTTCGGTTCGCCGGCGGCGCGGCTGTGGACGCATGAAGGAGCCACCGGGTTTGAAGGTCTGTCCGCCAAAGTCCAGCCTTATGCCGGAATCGTGACCCGCTGGTTCTTGGGGCAAATCGGCGGCCTTGGGGTCACTTTCGTGCAGTTCCTCCTGACGGTCGTCTTTGCCGCGATCATGTATGCGGCGGGCGAGAGCGGGGCGGCAGGCATCATTCGCTTCGGTCGTCGCCTGGCGGGCGAGCAGGGCGAAGCTTCGGTGCGCCTGGCCGGCCAGGCGATTCGGGGTGTGGCCATGGGGGTGGTGCTTACGGCAATCGCGCAATCCGGCCTCGGCGGCCTGGGGCTCGCCATCTGCGGCGTGCCGTTCGCCGTCATTCTGACCGCCGTGATGTTCATCCTCTGCATAGCGCAGATGGGGCCAGGGCTCGTGCTAGCCGCCGCCGTGATCTGGACCTACTGGAGCGGCGACAAGGTCGGGGGCACCGTCTTGCTGGCGTGGTCCCTGATTGTGGCGACATTCGACAACTTCATGCGCCCGATGCTGATCAAGCGCGGAGCAGACCTGCCGCTGCTGCTGATATTCGTTGGCGTCGTCGGCGGCCTGCTCGCCTTCGGGCTGATCGGCCTCTTCGTCGGGCCGGTCCTGCTGGCGGTTGCCTATACCCTGCTTCAAGCATGGGTGGCGGAGGAATATCCCTCGGCCGGTTGA
- the cax gene encoding calcium/proton exchanger, whose protein sequence is MSWLLIFIPVTLGLEFFAPDRHILIFIASCLAILPLAAWMGEATEQVASRLGEGVGGLLNATFGNAAELIIALAALRAGLSDVVKASLAGSIIGNILLVLGAAMFAGGLRYPEQHYNPAGARSQATLLTLAAIALVIPAAFRIAAGTTSEGLGRLSVAISVVLILLYAAYLAFALVTHPGLFAGAHGQEEEAAPVSVRRALAVLAAATVGVAWMSEIMVGAIEPTAHESGLSKAFVGVFLVAVVGNAAEHAAAIQAALRNRMDLSLSIAIGSSVQVALFVAPILVLASQFFGPAPMDLAFPGALVLIILLSTLITGQVAGDGRSHWLRGAQLLTVYLVLAISFFFLPGTSASR, encoded by the coding sequence ATGAGCTGGCTTTTGATTTTCATTCCCGTCACGCTGGGCCTCGAATTTTTCGCGCCGGATCGTCACATCCTTATTTTCATCGCGTCCTGCCTGGCGATCCTGCCCCTCGCCGCCTGGATGGGCGAGGCGACGGAGCAAGTCGCCTCGCGGCTCGGTGAGGGCGTCGGCGGGCTGCTCAACGCGACCTTCGGCAATGCGGCGGAGCTGATCATCGCCCTCGCCGCCCTGCGCGCGGGGCTTTCCGACGTCGTCAAGGCTTCGCTCGCCGGCTCGATCATCGGCAATATCCTGCTGGTTCTCGGGGCGGCCATGTTCGCCGGAGGGCTGCGCTACCCGGAACAGCACTACAATCCCGCCGGCGCGCGGTCGCAGGCGACCTTACTGACGCTGGCGGCGATAGCGCTGGTCATTCCCGCCGCCTTCCGAATCGCCGCCGGAACCACGTCCGAGGGTCTCGGCCGCCTCAGCGTCGCCATTTCCGTCGTTCTCATCCTGCTTTACGCGGCCTATCTTGCTTTCGCTCTGGTGACCCATCCCGGTCTGTTTGCCGGCGCGCACGGGCAGGAGGAGGAAGCCGCACCGGTTTCGGTCCGACGCGCCCTCGCGGTTCTGGCGGCGGCGACCGTCGGGGTGGCCTGGATGAGCGAGATTATGGTGGGGGCCATCGAGCCGACGGCGCATGAATCCGGTCTCAGCAAGGCTTTCGTCGGCGTCTTTCTGGTGGCCGTCGTCGGCAATGCGGCCGAACACGCCGCCGCCATCCAAGCCGCTCTGCGGAACCGCATGGACCTTTCCCTGTCCATCGCCATCGGTTCGAGCGTCCAGGTCGCGCTCTTCGTCGCGCCGATTCTGGTCCTCGCAAGCCAGTTTTTTGGCCCGGCCCCGATGGATTTGGCCTTTCCGGGCGCGCTGGTCCTGATCATCCTGCTCTCGACGCTCATCACCGGCCAGGTCGCGGGCGACGGGCGCTCCCACTGGTTGCGCGGCGCGCAATTGCTGACGGTCTATCTCGTCCTGGCGATCAGTTTCTTCTTCCTGCCAGGCACCTCGGCCTCGCGCTGA